A single genomic interval of Antechinus flavipes isolate AdamAnt ecotype Samford, QLD, Australia chromosome 1, AdamAnt_v2, whole genome shotgun sequence harbors:
- the LOC127544317 gene encoding 2-iminobutanoate/2-iminopropanoate deaminase-like isoform X1: protein MTSLMKKIISTEKAPQAIGPYSQSLLINRTLYVSGQVGRDPTSGKLVSGGPAEEFKQALINVGEILKAGGCDFSNVVKSTVLLADINDFNLFNDVYKQFFKGSFPARSAYQVAALPLGARMEIEVIAVQGPLTCV, encoded by the exons aTGACTtccttaatgaaaaaaataatcagcaCAGAAAAAGCACCACAAGCCATCGGTCcctacag TCAAAGTTTACTGATCAACCGGACGCTGTATGTTTCTGGACAGGTTGGTAGAGATCCCACAAGTGGAAAGCTTGTATCAGGAGGGCCGGCAGAAGAATTTAAGCAG GCTCTTATAAATGTGGGAGAAATTCTCAAGGCTGGAGGCTGTGACTTCAGTAATG TGGTAAAGAGTACTGTTCTACTGGCTGACATAAATGACTTCAATCTTTTTAATGATGTCTACAAGCAAT TTTTCAAAGGTAGTTTTCCAGCCAGATCTGCTTACCAAGTTGCTGCTTTGCCTCTT GGAGCTCGTATGGAAATTGAAGTGATAGCTGTACAGGGGCCACTCACTTGTGTCTGA
- the LOC127544317 gene encoding 2-iminobutanoate/2-iminopropanoate deaminase-like isoform X2: MTSLMKKIISTEKAPQAIGPYSQSLLINRTLYVSGQVGRDPTSGKLVSGGPAEEFKQALINVGEILKAGGCDFSNVFKGSFPARSAYQVAALPLGARMEIEVIAVQGPLTCV, translated from the exons aTGACTtccttaatgaaaaaaataatcagcaCAGAAAAAGCACCACAAGCCATCGGTCcctacag TCAAAGTTTACTGATCAACCGGACGCTGTATGTTTCTGGACAGGTTGGTAGAGATCCCACAAGTGGAAAGCTTGTATCAGGAGGGCCGGCAGAAGAATTTAAGCAG GCTCTTATAAATGTGGGAGAAATTCTCAAGGCTGGAGGCTGTGACTTCAGTAATG TTTTCAAAGGTAGTTTTCCAGCCAGATCTGCTTACCAAGTTGCTGCTTTGCCTCTT GGAGCTCGTATGGAAATTGAAGTGATAGCTGTACAGGGGCCACTCACTTGTGTCTGA